In the genome of Dermatophagoides farinae isolate YC_2012a chromosome 4, ASM2471394v1, whole genome shotgun sequence, the window AAGCACGTGAAATGGATTGTGATATGCTCGTACATTATGGCCATTCATGTTTAGTGCCAATCAATCGTATGGCAACTGGGATATCTGTGTtatatgtttttgttgatataaaatttgatcttttacattttattcagacgattgtaaaaaatttttcgaccACTGAACATCGAATATGTTTAGCATCTACCATTCAGTTTATACGATCCACACATATGGCGGCAAAAGAATTAAgggaaaaatattcattcaatgtgcATATACCACAATCACGTCCATTAACACCGGGTGAAATTCTTGGCTGTACGGCACCTACGTTAAAATCGGATCACGCAAATACAATAATATTCATAGCTGATGGACGTTTTCATTTGGAAGCATTAATGATTGCTAATCCCGAATTGCCAGCATATCGTTATGATCCATATAGTAAAGATATGACACGTGAATATTATCAAGTGGATCAAATGATACGACAACGAACAGAAGCAATCGAACGTTGCGAAAAAGTTTTACGTATGAATCAACCCATTGGAATCATAGTCGGAACTCTTGGTCGTCAAGGTAGTCTACGAATTGTCGACacattacaatcattattacggaaaacatcaattcaatcgccagtttttttgttcacaattGCTGAAATTAATCCACAAATGTTACGTGAACTTGGTACGGATATCGTCGAATGCTGGATACAGATTGGTTGTCCTCGTTTATCCATCGATTGGGGTGCCAATTTTATGGAAAAACCATTATTAACACCATATGAATTTCGTACAGCcataaaaaatattgatacaatgaatgaaacaaattttagAAATCCATATCCAATGGATTTTTATGCAACATCTAGCCTCGGTAATTGGACACCGAATCATAAATGTCATGATCATtgtaaatgtgaaaaatgatgatcaattcttttattgttataatttaattcagaataaataaatttattttttatcatttttatataaaacaTTTTGCAAACATCTAATATAATCAATTGCCGAATGTAATATCTGTACTTTGGacattctttctttttgtcGAAATTCTTCCGGTATTATCTATTTGAAAGaggtaaaaaataaaagattcgattttttttgttgttcaattagAAAAAGTTTCGCATACCTCTTTAAGGCGAAATAATGCATCATTTAAACGATGCATTCGTTTCCGTTCCTGATCATTGGCTAGATCACGATTACGTgttgatgtcgatgatgtaTGATTGGTTAATGATTGCCgttgtgattgattttgattgtccATCATTGTCATAGTTGTTGTTAGattataaaattgattataattgtcaaaatcaaaataaccatatagacaatttttttgttgataatttagggatgttgatgaatattgtgaccctccattatcatcatcactactactattacCATTACTGGCTGTATTTGTAGTTGAATTAGAAATTTCCGATGTATATAACGGTTGTTGTGAAGAAATTGGCATCCAAGAATCATACATTGATCGTTGtccaacaactacaacaggcaaatttgattcgattgaagATGGTAGAAtccaattttgattattataatcatcgtcCATTTCATTcgccgtcatcatcatcatcatcatagtcgtcgtcgtcgtttcgaattaaatcaaatgaatgattattgccaagattcgaatgatttcatt includes:
- the Dph1 gene encoding diphthamide biosynthesis 1, which gives rise to MWYGTLFFLLHDILIDWSTRMKPNQIPDEIINDPILNQRIAQFLPDNYNFEIHKTIWRIRRDGSKRVCLQFPDGLFIFAVPIVDILREFSTDDVEFIIMADVAYGACCVDDMKAREMDCDMLVHYGHSCLVPINRMATGISVLYVFVDIKFDLLHFIQTIVKNFSTTEHRICLASTIQFIRSTHMAAKELREKYSFNVHIPQSRPLTPGEILGCTAPTLKSDHANTIIFIADGRFHLEALMIANPELPAYRYDPYSKDMTREYYQVDQMIRQRTEAIERCEKVLRMNQPIGIIVGTLGRQGSLRIVDTLQSLLRKTSIQSPVFLFTIAEINPQMLRELGTDIVECWIQIGCPRLSIDWGANFMEKPLLTPYEFRTAIKNIDTMNETNFRNPYPMDFYATSSLGNWTPNHKCHDHCKCEK
- the LOC124490252 gene encoding uncharacterized protein LOC124490252, translated to MMMMMMTANEMDDDYNNQNWILPSSIESNLPVVVVGQRSMYDSWMPISSQQPLYTSEISNSTTNTASNGNSSSDDDNGGSQYSSTSLNYQQKNCLYGYFDFDNYNQFYNLTTTMTMMDNQNQSQRQSLTNHTSSTSTRNRDLANDQERKRMHRLNDALFRLKEIIPEEFRQKERMSKVQILHSAIDYIRCLQNVLYKNDKK